The region CCTCGGTGAAGGCGCCCACGCCGTGGACATCGGCGGCGGGATTGGAGCGGGTGAACACCGTCCACAAAAAATTGTCGAGGGTGCGCGCGACGAACTCGCTGTCATCGACCACCAGCACCAGGGGAAAGCGGTTGAGCGGCGCCGCCTCGTCGAAAAAAGCGCAGAAGGGCGCCATGTCCGCCGCCTCGCGGCCGCGCTCGCCTCGGTGGGACGGCCCCTGCACCGCCAGCACCCCCGGCAGCACCAGACGCGGTTGCGAGAAGCCCGGCGGCAAATGCAGATCCGAGGGCAGGCTGTCCGGCAACTGCCGTTGCAGGGGGCCCGCCACGGCGACCACCAGTTTGGAGCCCTCATTGAGGCCGTGGCCGCTGTAATCCAGGGTGTCGATGGTGGTGCGCGCGTGAAAATGCAGATCGCGGCGCCAATCGACGCGCTCCAGCACATGCCGGAAAAACGCCGGGATGTCGTGGATGTCGAGTTGGGGGGCGTCTTCCTTGGCGATGATGAAGAGATACTTAGCCAGGGACAGCTGGCCCTGGCCGAGGATGGCATGGGCGAGGGTGAGCAGTTCCATGGGCCGGCGCACCTGCGCGTAGGGCACGTAGCGCTCGCTGCCGACGGCCAGCAGCAGGGGGTGAACCCCGGCGGCATCGACGGCGTGCACCGCGTGAACACCGGGCAGCACCTCGGGGATGAGCGGCCCGCTCAGCTCATGGATGAAGGCGCCGAAGCTGGTGTCCTCCTGGGGCGGTCGCCCCACGGTGGTGAAGGGCCAGATGGCGTCCTCGCGGTGATAGACCCGATCGACCTGCAACACCGGGAACTCATGCGCCAGGCTGTAGTAGCCGAGATGGTCGCCGAAGGGGCCTTCGGGCAGGGTGCGGTGCGGATCGACGGTGCCCGAGATGACGAAATCGGCTTCCGCGGGCATGGGCAGGCCGTGCTCGGATCTGACCAGGGGCAGGCGATGACCGCCGAGCAGCCCGGCGAAGGCCAACTCGGGCATGCCTTCGGGCAGGGGCATGACCGCCGCGACGGAGAGGCTCGGCGGCCCGCCGACGAACACGTTGACGCGCAGGGCCTCGCCGCGCGCCAGGGCCTCGGCATGGTGAGCGCCGATGCCGCGATGAATCTGGTAATGCAGGCCCGCCTCGCGCTCCGGAGCATAGCGCCCGCCGGAGATCTGCACACGATACATGCCGAGATTGCCGCGCCGCCAGCCGGGTCGATCCGGATCTTC is a window of Geoalkalibacter sp. DNA encoding:
- a CDS encoding UbiD family decarboxylase, translating into MGYRNLRQCVEDLERSGRLRRIGVELDADQDIGIVQRRVYAAGGPALLFTRVRGCRFPMLGNLFGTLERTRFIFRDALEQVRLLVDIKRDPRALLERPGNLLRAPLAAAHLLPRFGRRGAILAQRTSLAKLPQLKSWPLDGGAFITLPLVYTEDPDRPGWRRGNLGMYRVQISGGRYAPEREAGLHYQIHRGIGAHHAEALARGEALRVNVFVGGPPSLSVAAVMPLPEGMPELAFAGLLGGHRLPLVRSEHGLPMPAEADFVISGTVDPHRTLPEGPFGDHLGYYSLAHEFPVLQVDRVYHREDAIWPFTTVGRPPQEDTSFGAFIHELSGPLIPEVLPGVHAVHAVDAAGVHPLLLAVGSERYVPYAQVRRPMELLTLAHAILGQGQLSLAKYLFIIAKEDAPQLDIHDIPAFFRHVLERVDWRRDLHFHARTTIDTLDYSGHGLNEGSKLVVAVAGPLQRQLPDSLPSDLHLPPGFSQPRLVLPGVLAVQGPSHRGERGREAADMAPFCAFFDEAAPLNRFPLVLVVDDSEFVARTLDNFLWTVFTRSNPAADVHGVGAFTEAKHWGCTGSLVIDARRKDHHPPALEEDPAAVRRVEELAARGGPLHGLF